From Psychroflexus torquis ATCC 700755, the proteins below share one genomic window:
- a CDS encoding CcoQ/FixQ family Cbb3-type cytochrome c oxidase assembly chaperone — protein MLKYIKGNLENIDGVEIYPIISLVIFFVFFVALFWWVFTTKKEHIQEVSNIPLENNPKDDIL, from the coding sequence ATGTTGAAATATATAAAAGGCAATTTGGAAAATATAGATGGGGTAGAGATCTACCCTATCATTTCCTTAGTCATATTCTTCGTTTTCTTTGTTGCTCTTTTCTGGTGGGTATTCACTACCAAAAAGGAGCATATTCAAGAAGTGAGTAATATCCCATTAGAGAATAACCCAAAAGATGACATCTTATGA
- a CDS encoding cbb3-type cytochrome c oxidase N-terminal domain-containing protein, protein MKTAAFLRLSGFAIFGFLFLNYIGTTGEASIFIEKPWLWGAYGILMLIYIAGEVCIAALSSILYRSLEPEKQAKYDEDLALAKENQFSWIKTTYKNLVGIKPVEEEGEIVLDHNYDGIRELNNKLPPWWVYGFYATIIFAIVYMVRYHVFDGTDQIEEYQIALAEAKIEIEEYKRTAKDLVDINTVVRLTEASDIDAGEGIFAGNCVACHKVDGGGGIGPNLTDDHWILGGGIKNVFKVISEGGRAGKGMVSWKAELKPAEMAQVASYVLSLHGTNPADPKEPQGEIWVDPMASVEDVEAMIKDQPVTEDIIKE, encoded by the coding sequence ATGAAGACCGCAGCATTTTTAAGACTATCAGGCTTTGCAATTTTTGGGTTTTTATTCCTGAATTATATTGGGACAACAGGCGAGGCCTCTATATTTATAGAGAAGCCTTGGTTGTGGGGAGCGTACGGAATACTCATGCTTATTTACATTGCTGGTGAAGTCTGTATTGCAGCACTAAGCAGCATATTGTATAGAAGTTTAGAACCTGAAAAGCAGGCAAAATACGATGAGGACCTCGCTCTGGCCAAAGAAAACCAGTTCAGTTGGATTAAGACCACTTACAAAAACCTAGTGGGAATTAAACCTGTAGAAGAAGAGGGTGAGATTGTTTTGGATCATAACTATGATGGTATTCGCGAACTGAATAACAAATTACCACCATGGTGGGTTTACGGATTTTATGCGACCATCATTTTTGCTATAGTTTATATGGTTCGTTATCATGTTTTTGACGGTACCGATCAAATTGAAGAATATCAAATTGCTTTAGCCGAAGCGAAAATTGAAATCGAAGAGTATAAAAGGACAGCAAAGGATCTCGTTGATATAAATACAGTCGTACGACTTACTGAGGCTAGCGATATAGATGCTGGCGAGGGTATTTTTGCAGGCAATTGCGTCGCCTGCCACAAGGTAGATGGTGGTGGTGGGATAGGTCCAAACCTTACCGATGACCATTGGATATTAGGTGGAGGAATTAAAAATGTATTTAAGGTAATTTCTGAAGGGGGTCGTGCTGGTAAAGGCATGGTGTCTTGGAAGGCTGAATTGAAGCCCGCTGAAATGGCACAGGTAGCGAGCTATGTCTTAAGCCTGCATGGCACCAATCCTGCAGATCCAAAAGAACCACAAGGTGAAATTTGGGTAGACCCGATGGCGTCTGTAGAAGACGTAGAGGCGATGATAAAAGATCAGCCTGTGACTGAAGATATAATTAAAGAATAG
- the ccoG gene encoding cytochrome c oxidase accessory protein CcoG → MAEQGKDNFRDTIGTLNEEGDRAWIFPKKPVGKWYEYRKYVSYVLLTFLFAAPFIKIGGHQFLLFNVLERRFNIFGFPFWPQDFYIFVIMMLTGVVFVILFTVAFGRLFCGWICPQTIFMEMVFRRIEYWIDGDRGKQKRLAKMPWNKEKIRKRSLKWFVFFVISFLIANVFLAYLIGSDRLLRYITDGPMEHLSTLISLVIFTGVFYFVFAWFREQVCIIVCPYGRLQGALLDDKSIVVAYDHKRGEKEEGRAKFKKNEDRETSGKGDCIDCHQCVDVCPTGIDIRNGTQLECVNCTACIDACNIIMKAVDLPKGLIRYASEENIEKKTKFEFTPRLKGYTVVLGILVSVLVGMLFLRNDVEADIFRLPGQLYEYKADNLISNVYTYKLINKTNTDIEDVRFELVSHKGSVEIVSRDTFTIPAGGMAEGTLFVELNAGSLSGDKDKVVIAVFSGDEQIETTRTAFLGPRTYK, encoded by the coding sequence ATGGCAGAACAAGGCAAGGATAATTTTAGGGATACCATTGGAACGCTAAATGAAGAAGGAGATAGAGCCTGGATTTTTCCAAAAAAACCTGTTGGTAAATGGTACGAATATCGAAAATATGTGAGTTATGTGCTTTTAACTTTCTTATTTGCTGCACCCTTTATTAAAATTGGTGGGCATCAATTTTTGTTATTTAATGTTTTAGAACGGCGGTTCAATATTTTTGGATTCCCTTTCTGGCCTCAGGATTTTTACATTTTTGTAATCATGATGCTCACTGGTGTCGTTTTCGTCATCCTCTTTACCGTCGCCTTTGGAAGACTCTTCTGCGGTTGGATCTGTCCACAAACTATTTTTATGGAAATGGTATTCCGTAGGATTGAATATTGGATAGATGGAGACCGAGGAAAGCAGAAGCGTCTCGCAAAAATGCCTTGGAATAAAGAGAAAATCCGTAAGCGTTCTTTGAAATGGTTTGTCTTTTTTGTGATTTCCTTTTTAATTGCCAATGTTTTCTTGGCCTATCTCATAGGGAGTGATCGCTTACTAAGATACATCACAGATGGCCCTATGGAACATTTAAGTACTTTGATTTCGCTAGTGATCTTTACAGGAGTGTTTTATTTTGTATTTGCTTGGTTTAGAGAACAGGTGTGTATTATCGTTTGTCCTTACGGAAGGTTGCAGGGCGCCTTACTCGATGATAAATCTATTGTTGTTGCCTATGATCATAAACGCGGAGAAAAGGAGGAGGGACGCGCCAAATTTAAGAAAAACGAAGATCGCGAAACTTCGGGAAAAGGGGACTGTATAGATTGCCATCAATGTGTAGATGTATGTCCTACTGGAATAGATATACGCAACGGTACTCAACTGGAATGCGTTAACTGTACAGCCTGTATAGATGCTTGTAATATTATAATGAAAGCGGTGGATCTCCCTAAAGGTCTAATTCGCTATGCTAGTGAAGAGAATATAGAAAAGAAAACAAAATTTGAATTCACTCCGCGTTTAAAAGGGTATACCGTGGTCTTGGGGATATTGGTTTCGGTGCTGGTAGGGATGCTTTTTTTACGGAACGATGTAGAAGCGGATATCTTTAGACTACCTGGACAGCTCTATGAGTATAAGGCAGATAACCTTATAAGCAATGTGTACACCTATAAACTCATTAATAAAACGAATACGGACATTGAAGATGTACGCTTTGAACTGGTGTCCCATAAGGGAAGCGTTGAAATAGTAAGCCGAGACACCTTTACAATTCCTGCAGGTGGTATGGCAGAAGGGACGCTTTTTGTTGAATTGAATGCGGGTTCACTGAGTGGTGATAAGGATAAAGTTGTTATAGCAGTATTTAGTGGAGATGAACAGATTGAAACGACGCGAACAGCATTTTTAGGACCGCGGACTTATAAGTAA
- a CDS encoding heavy metal translocating P-type ATPase, producing the protein METCYHCGDACPDPAIVHQEKYFCCNGCKTVFDILNENDLTYYYDLQATPGKTPLDFEDRFDYLDNQNIIDQLLEFDEQETQVVSFVIPNIHCSSCIWVLENLDKLHPAVKSGLVNFPQKSICISYDSSEISLKELVLLLCRIGYEPNISLEDFNKKEKNIDRSLIYKLGVAGFAFGNIMFLSFPEYFEVSEFWLDEFKFLFRWLMFAFALPVVFYSARDYFISAYKGLRAGILNIDVPIAIGILVLFLRSTLEIIMDWGTGFFDSMVGLVFFLLLGKFFQQKTYAFLSFERDYKSYFPIAVTQLIKSKTAVAEDNCDSQSQPTKTKQNELQTPVYEVKPGDRILIRNNELIPTDGILMKGNALIDYSFVTGEAAPVAKKSGDKIYAGGKQKAGIIEIEVTKAVEQSYLTQLWNNKVFSKTKATTFENLTDQISRRFTISILSIAFVAGIIWIILDPSKAFNVFTAVLIVACPCAIALAAPFTLGNMLRIFGKQQLYLKDSSLIEQMAQIDTVVFDKTGTLTSHQKNLIVYKGVTLTENEQQVLTSTLRASNHPLSRALYEMLQSQGICTLDNFSEVTGKGVVGVYGSTSVKAGSFAFVSSGEQEENATNTQVHVSTNDEYKGTYVFYNNYREGMEALFSEMSNTVELVILSGDNDGEKNYLKSILPKSAQLKFNQKPDDKLNFIEALQQQGKKVMMIGDGLNDAGALAQSNIGIAVSENVNVFSPACDGIIDATKLKELTAFMSLSKASVRVIKYAFIFSLFYNLIGLGFALTGNLSPVVAAILMPLSSISIVIFTTLSTFLLGRRFNF; encoded by the coding sequence ATGGAAACTTGTTATCACTGTGGCGATGCTTGCCCTGATCCAGCAATTGTACATCAAGAGAAATATTTCTGTTGCAATGGTTGCAAAACTGTGTTTGACATTCTCAACGAGAATGATCTTACCTATTACTACGATCTCCAGGCTACTCCAGGTAAAACTCCTCTAGATTTTGAAGACCGTTTTGATTATCTGGATAATCAAAATATTATAGATCAGTTATTGGAGTTCGACGAGCAAGAGACACAAGTTGTTTCATTTGTAATCCCAAACATTCATTGTAGCTCTTGCATTTGGGTGCTCGAAAACTTAGATAAACTCCACCCCGCCGTTAAAAGTGGCTTAGTCAATTTTCCTCAAAAATCTATATGTATTTCTTATGATTCTTCAGAGATCAGCTTGAAGGAATTAGTTCTTTTACTATGTAGAATTGGCTATGAACCCAATATCTCTTTGGAAGATTTCAATAAAAAAGAAAAAAACATAGACCGATCTCTTATCTATAAACTCGGTGTTGCAGGGTTTGCTTTTGGTAATATTATGTTTTTGTCATTTCCAGAATATTTTGAAGTGAGTGAGTTCTGGCTAGACGAGTTTAAATTTTTATTTCGTTGGCTGATGTTTGCTTTTGCATTACCGGTGGTGTTCTATTCTGCGAGAGATTATTTTATATCAGCCTATAAAGGCCTGCGTGCTGGGATCTTAAATATAGACGTCCCTATTGCTATTGGAATTCTGGTATTATTCCTTCGCTCTACCTTAGAAATAATTATGGATTGGGGGACAGGCTTTTTCGATAGTATGGTAGGTTTGGTATTTTTTTTACTGCTAGGAAAGTTTTTTCAGCAAAAAACGTATGCTTTTTTATCTTTTGAGCGAGACTACAAGTCTTATTTTCCCATTGCAGTCACCCAGCTTATTAAAAGCAAGACAGCTGTTGCTGAAGACAATTGTGATAGCCAAAGTCAACCTACCAAAACAAAACAAAATGAACTTCAAACTCCTGTTTACGAGGTCAAACCCGGGGATCGTATCTTGATTCGAAATAACGAGCTTATTCCTACAGACGGAATTTTGATGAAGGGAAATGCATTAATCGATTATAGTTTTGTTACTGGTGAAGCGGCTCCAGTTGCTAAAAAATCAGGTGATAAAATCTATGCAGGAGGGAAGCAAAAAGCTGGAATCATAGAAATAGAGGTGACTAAAGCTGTTGAGCAAAGCTATCTTACTCAACTTTGGAATAATAAAGTGTTTAGTAAGACCAAAGCCACCACTTTCGAAAACCTAACCGACCAGATTAGCCGTCGCTTTACCATTAGTATTTTAAGCATAGCTTTTGTTGCTGGGATCATTTGGATCATTTTAGATCCTTCAAAAGCCTTCAATGTGTTCACTGCGGTTTTAATCGTAGCCTGTCCTTGTGCCATTGCTTTAGCGGCTCCTTTTACGCTAGGCAACATGTTGCGTATTTTTGGTAAACAACAGCTGTACCTCAAAGACAGTAGTCTTATCGAGCAAATGGCTCAAATTGACACGGTGGTTTTTGACAAAACAGGAACACTGACTTCACACCAGAAGAATCTCATCGTTTATAAAGGAGTAACACTCACCGAAAATGAGCAACAAGTTCTTACGAGTACTTTAAGGGCGTCCAACCACCCTTTAAGCAGGGCATTGTATGAAATGCTTCAAAGTCAGGGTATTTGTACGTTAGATAATTTTAGCGAAGTAACAGGAAAGGGGGTTGTCGGAGTTTACGGTAGTACTAGTGTAAAGGCTGGTAGCTTCGCTTTTGTAAGCTCTGGGGAGCAAGAAGAAAATGCTACAAATACACAAGTACACGTAAGTACTAATGATGAATACAAAGGCACTTACGTCTTCTATAATAATTATAGGGAAGGTATGGAAGCCTTATTTTCTGAAATGAGCAACACAGTAGAGCTAGTTATACTCTCCGGTGATAATGATGGTGAAAAAAACTATCTCAAAAGTATCTTACCAAAATCGGCGCAATTGAAGTTCAATCAAAAACCCGATGACAAATTAAATTTCATAGAAGCTCTTCAACAACAAGGAAAAAAAGTAATGATGATAGGTGATGGTCTTAATGATGCCGGAGCCTTGGCTCAAAGTAATATCGGTATAGCTGTTTCTGAAAATGTGAATGTATTTTCTCCAGCTTGCGATGGGATTATTGATGCCACTAAATTAAAGGAATTAACCGCCTTTATGTCGCTTTCAAAAGCATCTGTACGCGTCATTAAATACGCCTTTATCTTTTCTTTATTTTACAATCTCATAGGCCTCGGCTTTGCACTTACGGGTAATTTATCTCCTGTGGTAGCGGCTATCTTGATGCCATTAAGCTCCATCAGTATTGTCATTTTCACAACACTTAGCACTTTTTTATTAGGTAGGAGATTCAATTTTTGA
- the ltrA gene encoding group II intron reverse transcriptase/maturase yields the protein MNLWNETKSIPISRLMVWEAYQKVRSNKGSAGIDAIGMQEFDANRRKHLYKLWNRMVSGSYFPPPVKEVEISKKDGTIRKLGIPTISDRVGQMVVKMFFEPRLELVFSPNSYGYRPKRSAHQALSKVRLNCWKQNWVIDLDIKGFFDNIDHNKLMLAVEKHVPENWVKLYITRWLEAPVVTKSGKLTQRKGKGTPQGGVISPLLANLFLHYAFDTWLEKVDKNVVFTRYADDVILHCNTKAHAEQILQLVHQRMESVGLELHPQKTKIVYCRDYRRKENHPMVRFDFLGYSFQPRTAYSKKKRKLFLGYDCAISISSRKRIADKLEELKVNKLTFKSIVGVAQYLNPMIRGWVRYYGKFKMYELTKVFRLLSKRLVWWARKRYERYKTSIRKGYKWLATVRKQFPTLFYHWNFSQINIIA from the coding sequence ATGAATTTATGGAATGAAACAAAATCAATACCGATAAGTCGCCTAATGGTTTGGGAGGCTTATCAAAAAGTGCGTTCCAACAAAGGAAGTGCGGGAATAGATGCTATTGGTATGCAAGAATTTGATGCCAACCGCAGGAAACACCTTTACAAACTTTGGAATCGGATGGTATCAGGGAGTTATTTCCCCCCACCTGTCAAAGAAGTAGAGATATCGAAGAAAGACGGTACAATCCGTAAATTGGGTATACCCACTATTAGTGACAGAGTAGGGCAAATGGTGGTTAAAATGTTTTTTGAACCAAGATTAGAGTTAGTATTCAGTCCAAATTCTTACGGCTATCGACCAAAAAGAAGTGCCCATCAGGCATTATCAAAAGTTAGATTAAATTGTTGGAAACAAAATTGGGTAATTGACTTAGACATCAAAGGTTTCTTTGACAATATAGACCATAACAAACTGATGCTTGCAGTAGAGAAACATGTACCTGAAAATTGGGTTAAACTCTACATCACACGATGGCTGGAAGCACCCGTTGTTACAAAGTCTGGAAAGCTGACCCAAAGGAAAGGAAAAGGAACGCCACAAGGCGGAGTAATCAGTCCCTTACTGGCAAATCTTTTTCTGCATTACGCTTTTGATACATGGTTGGAAAAGGTAGACAAAAATGTAGTTTTCACTCGTTATGCCGATGATGTGATATTACACTGTAATACAAAAGCTCATGCGGAACAAATACTGCAATTAGTACATCAAAGAATGGAATCGGTAGGATTAGAATTACATCCACAAAAGACAAAAATTGTCTATTGCCGAGATTACAGAAGAAAAGAAAATCACCCAATGGTCAGATTTGATTTTTTGGGATACTCTTTTCAACCAAGAACAGCTTATTCTAAGAAAAAGAGAAAGCTATTTTTAGGTTATGATTGTGCTATAAGTATTAGTTCAAGAAAACGAATCGCAGACAAGCTCGAAGAACTCAAGGTAAATAAACTTACGTTTAAAAGCATTGTAGGAGTGGCACAATACCTTAATCCAATGATTAGGGGATGGGTGCGTTACTATGGTAAATTTAAGATGTATGAACTTACAAAAGTCTTTCGATTACTAAGTAAACGATTAGTTTGGTGGGCAAGGAAGAGGTATGAACGATATAAAACCAGTATTAGGAAAGGGTACAAATGGTTGGCAACGGTAAGAAAGCAATTTCCTACTTTGTTTTACCATTGGAACTTTTCTCAGATAAACATTATCGCTTAG
- the ccoS gene encoding cbb3-type cytochrome oxidase assembly protein CcoS, which produces MSIIYLLISVSVLVAIIFFIAFVYSVKKGQYDDTYTPSVRMLFDNELVKTKDQKGKLNGENQKKTQANLKLLLSIRGKC; this is translated from the coding sequence ATGAGCATCATTTATTTACTGATTAGCGTGAGTGTTTTAGTCGCTATCATTTTTTTTATCGCTTTTGTGTATTCTGTAAAAAAGGGGCAGTACGATGACACCTATACTCCTTCAGTACGGATGCTTTTTGATAATGAATTGGTAAAGACTAAAGACCAAAAAGGAAAGCTAAATGGAGAAAATCAAAAAAAGACTCAAGCAAATCTGAAACTACTTCTTTCAATAAGAGGAAAATGCTGA
- the ccoN gene encoding cytochrome-c oxidase, cbb3-type subunit I, translating into MQTEQFYYDNKIVKKFVNATIFWGIVGMTVGLLLAFMFLFPNVTDGISWLSFGRLRPLHTNAVIFAFVGNAIFAGVYYSSQRLLKARMWKDWLSNLNYWGWQAIIVGAAITLPLGYTTSKEYAELEWPFDIAIAIIWVAFGANLIGTILKRRQRHLYVAIWFYLATFVTVAVLHIINSVELPISILKSYSVYAGVQDALVQWWYGHNAVAFFLTTPFLGLMYYFVPKAANRPVYSYKLSIVHFWSLIFIYIWAGPHHLLYSALPDWAQNLGVAFSIMLIAPSWGGMINGLLTLRGAWDKVRTDPVLKFMVVAITCYGMATFEGPLLSLKNVNAIAHYSDWIIAHVHVGALGWNGFLTFGMIYWLVPRLFKTSLWSIKLANVHFWVGTLGIIMYALPMYVAGFVQASMWKQFNPDGTLMYGNFLETLNEIVPMYWMRAIGGTLYILGAFVMLYNVVRTVRQGGEVTDELAEAESLQRVTRKRTAKEGYHTWLERRPVKLTIFATIAILIGGMVQIIPSLIVDDYVPIISTVKPYTPLELEGRDLYIREGCVSCHSQMIRPFRSEVERYGDYSRSGEYVYDHPFLWGSKRTGPDLFRVGGKYSDNWHLNHFYDPQSTSSGSIMPSYKWLINSKLDKSQTEDKMEAMMTLGVPYSLDEVERAQEWMAEQGAQIEKNLYADPDFVKTYEADKKYAAENGEDFVEMRNREVVALIAYLQRLGTDLKIKSPDEVTLTKNQ; encoded by the coding sequence ATGCAAACAGAACAATTTTACTACGATAATAAGATCGTGAAGAAGTTCGTAAATGCCACCATATTTTGGGGTATTGTAGGAATGACCGTTGGACTATTGCTGGCCTTTATGTTTTTATTTCCAAACGTAACAGACGGAATTTCATGGTTGAGTTTTGGGCGGTTACGTCCACTTCACACCAATGCCGTCATCTTTGCTTTTGTAGGTAATGCCATCTTTGCTGGGGTTTATTATTCCTCACAGCGGTTGTTAAAAGCACGTATGTGGAAAGATTGGTTGAGCAACCTTAACTATTGGGGATGGCAAGCCATTATAGTTGGTGCAGCAATCACTTTACCATTAGGCTACACCACTTCTAAAGAATATGCAGAGCTAGAATGGCCTTTTGATATTGCCATTGCAATTATCTGGGTAGCGTTTGGCGCCAACCTAATAGGGACCATTTTAAAAAGAAGACAGCGCCATCTCTATGTAGCAATTTGGTTCTACTTAGCAACTTTCGTTACTGTGGCTGTTCTTCATATTATAAACAGTGTAGAATTGCCTATTAGTATTTTAAAAAGCTACTCGGTCTATGCGGGAGTTCAAGATGCTTTGGTACAATGGTGGTATGGACATAATGCGGTTGCATTCTTCCTTACTACCCCTTTCCTTGGCTTGATGTATTATTTTGTCCCTAAAGCGGCAAATAGACCTGTATATTCTTACAAACTTTCTATTGTTCACTTTTGGTCGTTGATTTTTATTTACATCTGGGCAGGACCTCACCACTTGTTATATTCTGCATTACCAGATTGGGCACAAAATCTGGGTGTAGCTTTTTCCATCATGCTTATTGCTCCGTCTTGGGGTGGTATGATAAATGGACTTTTAACCTTACGGGGAGCTTGGGATAAAGTGCGTACTGATCCAGTTCTTAAATTTATGGTAGTGGCTATTACTTGTTATGGTATGGCAACCTTTGAAGGCCCTTTGCTTTCGCTTAAAAATGTAAACGCCATTGCTCATTATAGCGACTGGATTATTGCACACGTTCACGTGGGCGCCTTAGGCTGGAATGGATTCTTAACTTTTGGTATGATTTATTGGCTGGTACCTAGACTTTTCAAAACGTCATTATGGTCTATCAAACTAGCCAATGTTCACTTTTGGGTGGGGACCTTAGGTATTATTATGTACGCCTTACCCATGTATGTTGCAGGATTTGTACAAGCGTCTATGTGGAAGCAATTCAACCCAGATGGAACCCTTATGTATGGTAACTTTTTGGAAACACTCAACGAAATCGTTCCTATGTATTGGATGCGGGCCATAGGGGGAACTCTCTATATTCTAGGAGCCTTTGTCATGCTTTATAATGTTGTGAGAACCGTGAGACAAGGAGGCGAGGTTACCGACGAATTAGCGGAAGCTGAATCACTACAAAGAGTGACTAGAAAGCGGACTGCTAAAGAAGGTTACCACACTTGGTTGGAAAGACGACCAGTGAAACTCACCATTTTTGCGACTATCGCTATTTTAATAGGAGGTATGGTGCAAATTATACCCTCACTAATTGTAGACGATTATGTTCCCATTATATCTACTGTAAAACCGTATACCCCCTTAGAACTTGAAGGTCGAGATCTTTATATACGAGAAGGGTGTGTGTCTTGCCATTCGCAGATGATACGTCCCTTCCGAAGTGAGGTAGAACGCTATGGAGATTATTCGAGATCTGGAGAATATGTCTACGACCATCCTTTCCTATGGGGAAGTAAGCGAACGGGACCAGATCTGTTTCGTGTTGGTGGAAAATACAGTGACAACTGGCACTTAAATCACTTCTACGATCCGCAAAGCACCTCTTCGGGTTCTATAATGCCATCCTATAAATGGCTCATCAATAGCAAACTTGATAAAAGTCAGACGGAGGACAAAATGGAAGCCATGATGACACTTGGAGTTCCTTATAGTTTGGATGAGGTAGAGCGTGCTCAAGAATGGATGGCAGAACAAGGCGCGCAAATTGAGAAAAATCTATATGCAGATCCCGATTTTGTAAAAACGTATGAAGCAGATAAAAAATATGCCGCAGAAAATGGAGAAGATTTTGTAGAAATGCGTAACCGTGAAGTTGTCGCTCTTATCGCTTACCTGCAACGGTTGGGAACGGATCTTAAAATTAAGTCTCCGGATGAAGTCACATTAACCAAAAACCAATAA